Proteins encoded by one window of Desulfovibrio ferrophilus:
- a CDS encoding class I SAM-dependent methyltransferase — protein sequence MQEERLIELLVNLHDGLSRLGPGNAPSTLRALRMCRELPATPDILDVGCGSGSQTLVLASATQGRITATDLFPSFFQTHLEKVARKEGLDERIRTVQADMNDLPFDEESFDLVWSEGAVYIMGFDNGLTKWRPLVRPGGYLVVSEASWFTDNPPDELWKFWTAHYPGMRSVQANHEAAQSLGWTSIGHFHLPVEAWTIDYYGPLRERLPIFRAANANDADAQAVADMTEYEMYLMDTYSEHFGYEFHILRRND from the coding sequence ATGCAGGAAGAACGACTGATTGAACTTCTCGTCAACCTTCACGACGGATTGTCCCGGCTCGGCCCCGGCAATGCCCCGTCCACCCTTCGCGCCCTGAGAATGTGTCGGGAACTGCCCGCAACACCCGACATCCTTGACGTCGGATGCGGCTCAGGTTCTCAGACCCTGGTCCTAGCTTCGGCCACTCAGGGGCGCATCACGGCAACGGATCTGTTCCCGTCTTTTTTTCAGACGCACCTTGAAAAGGTCGCCCGCAAAGAAGGACTCGACGAACGCATCCGAACCGTTCAGGCCGACATGAATGACCTCCCTTTTGACGAAGAATCCTTTGATCTCGTCTGGAGCGAAGGTGCGGTCTATATCATGGGATTTGACAACGGCTTGACCAAATGGCGTCCACTAGTTCGCCCCGGCGGCTATCTGGTGGTCAGTGAGGCCTCGTGGTTCACTGATAATCCACCTGATGAACTCTGGAAGTTCTGGACAGCTCATTACCCGGGTATGCGCAGTGTGCAGGCCAACCATGAAGCCGCACAGTCGTTGGGCTGGACATCCATTGGGCATTTTCATCTGCCCGTTGAAGCCTGGACCATCGACTATTACGGCCCACTCAGGGAACGTCTGCCCATCTTCCGCGCGGCCAACGCCAATGACGCCGACGCTCAGGCCGTGGCCGACATGACCGAATACGAGATGTACCTCATGGACACCTATTCGGAACACTTCGGCTATGAGTTCCATATCCTGAGGCGAAACGACTAG
- a CDS encoding DUF4390 domain-containing protein, giving the protein MHRTGLINTIPKAGRLWTLCVLLCAVALSAGLAPARCQAGELELGSLILDNQEGNISVRFGVRMSGLDELRKELDAGTTVVLNCDASVSRRGRMWLDTRLAETEWSSTVSKDVLADEYRLQLPGEESPRRGKDLAALLIGAWGGLTLDLGSWEALTPGYDYQLKLDISLDRTDVPVWLRYVVFFWSFDVYPPTSYQLDFTY; this is encoded by the coding sequence GTGCACCGCACCGGCTTGATCAATACCATACCCAAGGCAGGGCGTCTGTGGACGCTGTGCGTCTTGCTGTGCGCTGTGGCCCTGAGCGCAGGGCTTGCTCCTGCCCGCTGCCAAGCTGGTGAACTCGAGTTGGGCAGCCTGATTCTTGATAATCAGGAAGGCAATATCAGTGTGCGTTTCGGTGTGCGGATGTCCGGGCTGGATGAGCTGCGCAAGGAGTTGGATGCAGGGACCACCGTTGTCCTGAATTGCGACGCTTCGGTTTCCCGCCGGGGGCGGATGTGGCTGGATACCCGACTGGCCGAAACCGAGTGGAGCAGCACCGTATCCAAGGATGTGCTGGCCGATGAATATCGCCTGCAACTCCCCGGAGAAGAATCTCCGCGACGTGGCAAGGATCTGGCTGCACTCCTCATTGGTGCCTGGGGTGGTCTGACCCTTGATCTCGGTTCCTGGGAAGCCCTGACCCCCGGGTATGACTATCAATTGAAGCTTGATATTTCCCTGGATCGGACTGACGTTCCGGTCTGGCTGCGATACGTGGTTTTCTTCTGGTCTTTCGACGTCTACCCCCCAACCAGTTATCAGCTTGATTTTACCTATTAG
- a CDS encoding efflux RND transporter permease subunit, which translates to MIINRAALKRQSTVMVLMVFIVLAGLSAYSSLPLESNPDIQIPFVFVTTEYEGVAPADVEKLVTIPLERELTGVSGVEEIRSTSQDGYSVIAVKFDPDVVIDDAMQKVRDKVDQAKPDLPSDLDDDPLITEMNFSDEPVVNLVLSGPFSLKRLKVFAEELEDRVEAVPGVLDAEIVGGLEREIHVLFDLDRVAFYRMPVDSLLASVKEANVNMPGGTMDIGDQKYTVRVPEDFQHPSEIDSIVAFVRDGKPVYLRDVASIEDAAKDPDTMSRLDGVQSVTLLVKKRTGENIVQTVEGVLKAVKEVQAELPPTLKVETLSDQSKDIRMMVSDLQNNIITGLVLVLAVVLIFIGGRSAVFVSLSIPLSMLVTFVLLQAFGITLNMVVLFSLILALGMLVDNGIVVVENIYRHMQEGATREQAAMIATDEVAWPVIASTLTTVGAFIPMIFWPGIMGEFMTYLPQTVIMSLAASLFVALVINPVLSSRYQTVRSVQAKPRRMDVLLDGVQIRYVQLLDWALDHRGLVVGLSFALLVASAMVFGAFGKGVELFPDSDPKRAYVHIKAPVGTNLNASDRIVKVAEELVAEYPDVDHVITQVGTSGGNPFSSEGAGTHVSQVTLEFKDFRERSISSSAVVDDARSRLKAALVGAEVRVEKEAMGPPAGDPVNMELVGTDMDRLGELTHEIMAAIRDIPGLVDLKTDYIEGKPEIRIRVDKEKAAITGLSASVVGSTVRTAVGGSKVGTYREGKDEYDIIAKLPEKDRNTLEGIRRITVSGNDGAPVPLTSLARVEMTSGIGGIKHIDQKRVVTISADVSGRTANDVIADVQKIMQGMDLPRGYSFSFTGEQEEQQKASDFLSKAFIAALFLIFLVLVTQFDSIVTPFIILTSVVLSLIGVFVGLLLTGTAFSIIMTGVGVISLAGVVVNNAIVLIDYYNQLKAGGMVVREALIQAGKTRFRPVVLTAVTTILGLLPMATGVSFDFMNFAWEIGSESSQWWGAMAVAVIFGLLFSTLLTLVVVPSLCSLADGFSKHRKIAKK; encoded by the coding sequence ATGATCATCAACAGAGCTGCCCTGAAGCGCCAGTCCACGGTGATGGTGCTGATGGTTTTTATTGTTCTGGCAGGGCTATCCGCCTATTCCTCGTTGCCTCTGGAGTCCAATCCGGACATTCAGATCCCCTTTGTTTTTGTAACCACGGAGTATGAGGGCGTTGCTCCGGCGGATGTGGAAAAGCTGGTGACCATCCCGTTGGAACGCGAACTGACCGGTGTGTCGGGCGTTGAGGAGATTCGTTCCACCTCCCAGGATGGATACAGCGTCATCGCGGTCAAGTTTGATCCTGATGTTGTCATCGACGATGCCATGCAGAAAGTTCGGGACAAGGTGGACCAGGCCAAGCCTGATTTGCCATCGGATCTGGATGATGACCCGTTGATCACCGAAATGAACTTCTCGGATGAACCCGTGGTCAATCTAGTCTTGTCCGGGCCATTTTCTCTGAAGCGCCTCAAGGTCTTTGCCGAAGAGTTGGAAGACCGTGTGGAAGCCGTCCCCGGTGTGCTCGATGCCGAGATCGTAGGTGGACTGGAGCGTGAGATTCACGTCCTGTTCGACCTGGATCGGGTGGCCTTTTATCGTATGCCCGTGGACAGTCTTTTGGCTTCGGTCAAGGAAGCCAACGTCAATATGCCGGGCGGGACAATGGATATCGGGGACCAGAAATACACGGTCCGTGTTCCCGAGGATTTTCAGCATCCCAGTGAAATCGACTCCATCGTGGCCTTTGTTCGCGACGGCAAGCCCGTGTACCTGCGCGACGTGGCCTCCATTGAAGACGCCGCCAAGGACCCGGACACCATGAGTCGCCTGGACGGCGTGCAGAGTGTGACTCTGCTGGTCAAAAAACGCACAGGCGAGAACATTGTGCAGACCGTTGAAGGCGTGCTCAAGGCTGTGAAGGAAGTTCAGGCCGAGCTTCCTCCCACCCTCAAGGTGGAGACCCTTTCGGATCAGTCCAAGGATATCCGGATGATGGTTTCCGACCTGCAGAACAACATCATCACCGGATTGGTGTTGGTGCTTGCCGTTGTCCTCATCTTCATCGGTGGACGCAGTGCGGTGTTCGTGTCGTTGTCGATCCCCCTGTCCATGCTCGTGACCTTTGTCTTGCTTCAGGCGTTCGGCATTACCCTGAATATGGTTGTTCTGTTCTCTTTGATTCTTGCTCTGGGCATGCTCGTGGATAACGGCATCGTCGTGGTTGAGAACATCTACCGACACATGCAGGAGGGTGCGACCCGCGAGCAGGCTGCCATGATCGCCACCGACGAGGTGGCATGGCCGGTTATTGCCTCGACCCTGACCACTGTGGGCGCGTTCATTCCCATGATCTTCTGGCCGGGCATCATGGGTGAGTTCATGACCTATCTGCCCCAGACCGTGATCATGTCATTGGCGGCCTCGCTGTTTGTCGCCCTGGTCATCAACCCGGTGCTTTCCTCCCGATATCAGACCGTGCGCTCTGTGCAAGCCAAGCCCCGGCGCATGGATGTGCTGCTGGATGGAGTGCAGATTCGTTACGTACAGCTATTGGACTGGGCTCTGGATCATCGGGGGCTAGTCGTTGGGTTGTCCTTTGCGTTGCTTGTTGCTTCCGCCATGGTCTTTGGTGCGTTCGGCAAGGGGGTGGAGTTGTTCCCCGACTCCGATCCCAAGCGTGCCTACGTGCACATTAAAGCCCCTGTGGGTACCAACCTGAACGCCTCGGATCGCATCGTGAAGGTGGCCGAGGAATTGGTGGCCGAGTATCCGGATGTGGATCATGTGATCACCCAGGTAGGAACCTCGGGCGGTAATCCGTTCTCCAGTGAAGGTGCGGGGACCCATGTCTCGCAGGTGACCTTGGAGTTCAAGGATTTCCGGGAGCGCTCCATCTCGTCGTCGGCTGTGGTTGACGATGCCCGTAGCCGATTGAAGGCGGCCCTTGTGGGTGCTGAGGTTCGGGTGGAGAAAGAGGCCATGGGGCCTCCAGCCGGGGACCCGGTGAACATGGAGCTCGTGGGCACCGATATGGATCGTCTTGGCGAATTGACTCACGAGATCATGGCTGCCATTCGGGATATTCCCGGTCTGGTGGATTTGAAGACGGACTACATCGAGGGCAAGCCGGAGATTCGTATCCGTGTAGACAAGGAAAAGGCGGCCATCACCGGATTGTCTGCCAGCGTCGTCGGTTCCACCGTCAGGACCGCCGTGGGTGGCTCCAAGGTGGGGACGTACCGTGAGGGCAAAGACGAATACGATATCATTGCCAAGTTACCCGAAAAGGATAGGAATACCCTGGAAGGCATTCGACGTATCACCGTGTCCGGCAACGATGGTGCTCCCGTGCCGTTGACCAGCCTGGCCAGGGTGGAGATGACCAGCGGCATCGGTGGCATCAAGCACATTGACCAGAAGCGGGTTGTGACCATCTCTGCGGATGTTTCTGGTCGTACGGCTAACGATGTCATTGCCGATGTGCAGAAGATCATGCAGGGCATGGATCTTCCGCGTGGCTACTCCTTCTCTTTCACCGGAGAGCAGGAAGAGCAACAGAAGGCATCGGACTTTCTGAGCAAGGCCTTCATTGCCGCGCTGTTCTTGATTTTCCTCGTGCTGGTGACGCAGTTCGATTCCATTGTCACCCCGTTTATTATCCTGACCTCTGTCGTGTTGTCATTGATTGGCGTGTTCGTTGGGCTGTTGCTCACAGGGACGGCATTTTCCATTATCATGACAGGTGTGGGAGTGATCAGTCTGGCAGGAGTGGTCGTCAATAATGCCATTGTGCTTATTGATTATTACAACCAGTTGAAGGCAGGCGGTATGGTCGTGCGCGAGGCTCTGATTCAGGCGGGTAAGACTCGTTTCAGACCCGTGGTGCTGACTGCCGTCACCACGATTCTGGGCTTGTTGCCCATGGCCACAGGCGTGAGTTTCGACTTCATGAACTTTGCCTGGGAGATTGGCAGTGAGTCCTCGCAGTGGTGGGGAGCCATGGCCGTGGCTGTGATCTTTGGTCTGTTGTTCTCCACGTTGTTGACTTTGGTAGTGGTGCCTTCATTGTGCTCGCTGGCTGATGGTTTCTCCAAGCACAGGAAGATTGCGAAGAAATAA
- a CDS encoding 16S rRNA (guanine(527)-N(7))-methyltransferase RsmG — protein MRKPSPNDVAELAASLGRDLDERQAMLLAEYLGTLAKWNRSMNLVGADRWRDALSNLVADSWHLADFLVELSLPDSPRTLDLGAGAGLPGIPLRVFWEAGEYTLVEIRKKRVAFMRFVLAHMRLERTVVAGCRVEELPQGSFPVDLVLSRAFMPWDDLLALVGPWLTPEGSCVVMANEKPPREFPGWTITGVAGYPAPGGRRYFWSLSPASISK, from the coding sequence ATGCGAAAGCCTAGCCCCAATGATGTCGCCGAACTGGCAGCAAGCCTGGGACGTGACCTGGATGAACGCCAGGCCATGCTTCTGGCAGAGTACCTGGGAACCCTTGCCAAATGGAACCGCTCCATGAATCTCGTGGGTGCAGACCGCTGGCGTGATGCGCTTTCGAATCTGGTGGCTGATTCCTGGCATCTGGCCGACTTTCTAGTCGAGTTGTCCCTGCCCGATTCACCACGAACTCTGGACCTGGGTGCTGGCGCTGGTTTGCCGGGAATTCCGCTGCGCGTGTTCTGGGAGGCTGGCGAGTATACTCTGGTGGAGATTCGCAAGAAACGGGTCGCTTTCATGCGATTTGTGCTTGCGCACATGCGTTTGGAACGGACTGTTGTTGCCGGTTGTCGGGTGGAAGAGTTGCCACAGGGGTCCTTTCCGGTGGATCTCGTGCTCAGCCGGGCCTTTATGCCTTGGGATGATCTGTTGGCCCTGGTTGGCCCGTGGTTGACACCGGAGGGCTCATGCGTGGTTATGGCCAATGAGAAGCCGCCGCGAGAATTCCCGGGCTGGACCATCACAGGGGTGGCAGGCTATCCGGCTCCCGGTGGTCGGCGTTATTTCTGGTCGCTGTCTCCGGCAAGCATCTCTAAGTAG
- the argS gene encoding arginine--tRNA ligase, with the protein MRANETLRKLLAAFVADNGFEWPEKTTIEPPKDDKFGDLATNMAMMLTKQAGKPPREIAADIQAFIETKASEIEKIEIAGPGFLNIFFSPDFWQQTVLDVLGDSDEYGTLEMGQNKRVQVEYVSANPTGPLHIGHGRGAALGDSLTRILRAAGYDVQTEYYLNDAGRQMRILGNSVWFRLQEILGREVETPEDLYKGDYIKDISQALIDAEGEDWFNIAPEDEILTLCQETAMEEILEGIKLDLAEFNVEHEVWFSEKSLVETGAVDLTFTRLREAGLAYDKDGAFWFKSTDFGDDKDRVLRKSDGSLTYFASDIAYHDNKYDRGFEMLVDIWGADHHGYVPRMKAAVQALGKEKESLQVLLVQLVNLLRGGEQIAMSTRAGEFETLADVVSEVGADAARFMFLSRKSDSHLDFDLELVKQKSMDNPVYYVQYAHARIQSVMRKAAERGVEAVSVDTSLLAALDTPADRRLLKLMEQYPDALAASARTLSPHHVSYYLMELAGALHSYYHANQILGAETPSQVGARMLLLDSVAQVLRNGMALLGVDAPDSM; encoded by the coding sequence ATGCGTGCAAACGAGACCCTACGGAAACTGCTGGCTGCCTTCGTGGCTGACAATGGCTTCGAATGGCCTGAAAAGACCACCATCGAACCACCCAAAGACGACAAATTCGGTGATCTGGCCACCAACATGGCCATGATGCTCACCAAACAGGCAGGAAAGCCTCCGCGGGAGATCGCTGCGGACATCCAGGCCTTTATCGAAACCAAGGCCTCAGAGATCGAAAAGATCGAGATCGCCGGACCGGGCTTTTTGAATATCTTTTTCAGCCCTGATTTCTGGCAACAGACCGTGCTGGATGTGCTGGGTGACAGCGACGAATACGGCACTCTGGAAATGGGCCAGAACAAGCGGGTGCAGGTGGAATACGTTTCCGCCAACCCCACAGGCCCCCTGCACATCGGTCACGGACGCGGTGCTGCCCTGGGCGACAGCCTGACCCGCATCCTGCGTGCTGCCGGATACGACGTGCAAACCGAGTACTACCTGAACGATGCCGGGCGCCAGATGCGCATCCTGGGCAATTCTGTCTGGTTCCGCCTTCAGGAGATTCTGGGCCGCGAGGTCGAGACCCCGGAGGATCTGTACAAGGGCGATTACATCAAAGACATTTCCCAGGCCTTGATTGATGCCGAAGGCGAGGACTGGTTCAACATCGCCCCCGAGGATGAAATCCTGACGCTGTGCCAGGAGACCGCCATGGAGGAGATTCTCGAAGGCATCAAGCTGGATCTGGCAGAGTTCAACGTTGAGCACGAAGTCTGGTTCTCGGAAAAGAGCCTGGTCGAGACCGGCGCTGTGGACCTGACCTTCACACGCCTGCGAGAGGCGGGACTGGCCTATGACAAGGACGGGGCCTTCTGGTTCAAGTCCACCGACTTTGGCGACGACAAAGACCGCGTGCTCAGGAAGTCCGACGGCTCTTTGACCTATTTTGCCTCTGATATCGCCTATCATGACAATAAATATGATCGTGGCTTTGAGATGCTGGTGGACATCTGGGGTGCAGACCACCACGGCTACGTGCCGCGCATGAAAGCTGCGGTACAGGCCCTGGGCAAGGAAAAGGAATCCCTGCAGGTCTTGCTTGTGCAGTTGGTCAACCTGCTGCGCGGCGGCGAACAAATTGCCATGTCCACCCGCGCTGGTGAATTCGAAACCCTGGCTGACGTGGTCTCCGAGGTCGGTGCTGACGCTGCGCGCTTCATGTTCCTGTCTCGCAAGTCTGACAGTCATCTGGATTTCGATCTGGAACTGGTCAAGCAGAAGTCCATGGACAACCCCGTGTACTATGTCCAATACGCCCATGCCCGCATCCAGTCCGTGATGCGCAAGGCCGCCGAGCGCGGCGTCGAGGCTGTCTCCGTCGACACCAGCCTGCTGGCTGCCTTGGACACTCCGGCAGACCGCCGGCTCCTGAAACTCATGGAGCAATATCCCGACGCCCTGGCGGCCTCGGCCAGAACCCTGTCTCCGCATCATGTCAGCTATTATCTGATGGAGCTTGCCGGAGCCCTGCACAGCTACTACCATGCCAACCAGATCCTTGGAGCTGAAACTCCAAGCCAGGTCGGCGCACGCATGCTGTTGCTGGACTCCGTTGCCCAGGTCCTGCGAAACGGCATGGCCCTGCTGGGCGTCGATGCTCCGGATTCCATGTAG
- a CDS encoding glutamate synthase-related protein: MSHWPKGNDVLGTTNRGNAIESGLCTLCRADCKGKCETWLSSLQGRETLYPRDFGLVTAGSGNTDHVGVSYNSLRIQGSSYGAQGMNGNQDKADSGDCLFTDVTLETSFGNEVKTKCRLPFMTGALGSTFIAAKYWDSFAAGCALVGIPIVVGENVVGVDRNSILENGRIQKAPELERRIDTYLRYHDGYGGMIVQMNVEDTRNGVAEYLADKYGDKLIIELKWGQGAKNIGGEIEVTSIDYALFLKQRGYLVDPDPELPEVQEGFKAGAIHSFARHSRLGYTNLDSYEKVQDDFMNSVKYLRSLGFKRITLKTGSYGMESLAMAIKFASEAGLDLLTMDGSGGGTGMSPWNMMEAWGVPSLLLHSKAHQYASLLAERGKRVVDMSFAGGFAKESSIFKALSLGAPFTKLVCMGRGMMIPGFLGTNIEGALHPERREAINGNWDKLPSTVSERGNTADKIFAGYHTLEQKIGKDEMKKVPYGAIAMWTCMDKLSCGLQQLLAGARKFDLEDISRDDIASCNRDTERETGIPFITDVGDEKAQKILLG, from the coding sequence ATGTCACACTGGCCCAAGGGCAATGATGTTCTCGGAACTACCAACAGAGGCAACGCAATCGAGTCGGGCTTGTGCACCCTGTGCCGGGCAGACTGCAAAGGTAAATGCGAAACGTGGCTGTCCAGCCTGCAGGGACGCGAGACTTTGTACCCCCGTGATTTCGGGCTCGTTACCGCAGGTAGCGGAAACACCGATCACGTTGGAGTATCATATAATTCCCTGCGCATTCAGGGCTCCAGCTACGGTGCACAAGGCATGAACGGTAACCAGGACAAAGCCGATAGTGGCGACTGTCTGTTTACCGATGTCACTCTGGAAACCTCCTTTGGCAACGAAGTCAAAACCAAATGCCGCCTGCCCTTCATGACTGGCGCTCTGGGCTCGACGTTTATCGCCGCCAAGTACTGGGATTCCTTTGCCGCTGGCTGTGCCCTCGTCGGTATTCCCATCGTGGTTGGAGAAAACGTGGTTGGTGTCGACCGGAATTCCATCCTCGAAAATGGTCGCATCCAAAAGGCTCCTGAACTGGAACGCCGCATCGACACCTATCTCCGCTATCATGATGGCTATGGTGGGATGATCGTTCAGATGAACGTTGAAGATACCCGCAACGGTGTTGCCGAGTATCTGGCCGACAAATATGGCGACAAACTGATCATTGAACTCAAGTGGGGTCAGGGCGCCAAGAATATCGGCGGCGAAATCGAAGTCACCAGCATCGACTACGCACTGTTCCTGAAGCAACGCGGCTACCTCGTGGATCCCGATCCAGAACTCCCCGAGGTCCAGGAAGGATTCAAGGCTGGTGCCATTCACTCCTTCGCCCGACACAGCAGACTAGGTTACACCAACCTGGACAGCTACGAGAAGGTGCAGGACGATTTCATGAACAGCGTTAAGTACCTGCGTAGCCTGGGCTTCAAGCGCATTACCCTTAAGACCGGCTCCTATGGCATGGAATCCCTGGCCATGGCGATCAAATTCGCCTCCGAAGCCGGACTGGATCTCCTGACCATGGACGGCTCTGGCGGCGGCACGGGCATGAGCCCCTGGAACATGATGGAAGCCTGGGGTGTACCGTCGCTCTTGCTACACTCCAAGGCCCACCAGTATGCCTCCCTGCTCGCCGAACGAGGCAAACGCGTGGTGGACATGTCCTTTGCCGGTGGTTTCGCCAAGGAATCCAGCATTTTCAAGGCATTATCCTTGGGCGCTCCCTTCACCAAGCTGGTCTGCATGGGCCGCGGCATGATGATCCCCGGCTTCCTGGGGACCAACATCGAGGGTGCGCTGCACCCCGAGCGTCGTGAAGCCATCAACGGCAACTGGGACAAACTGCCCTCCACCGTGAGCGAACGCGGCAACACCGCCGACAAAATCTTCGCCGGTTACCATACCTTGGAGCAGAAGATCGGCAAGGACGAAATGAAGAAGGTGCCCTACGGCGCCATCGCCATGTGGACCTGCATGGACAAACTGTCCTGCGGCCTGCAGCAGTTGCTCGCCGGTGCCCGCAAGTTTGACCTGGAAGACATCAGTCGCGATGATATCGCTTCCTGCAACCGCGACACCGAGCGCGAAACAGGCATCCCCTTCATCACCGACGTGGGCGACGAGAAAGCTCAGAAAATCCTGTTGGGATAA
- a CDS encoding SPOR domain-containing protein, whose amino-acid sequence MPREAKNRERKEQKEPKRFSFSLSSAGMVSLTVVSAAALAWVFILGVLVGRGYKPEQAVPQLADIMPRVEQQTQEPEAVLKAEELDFFETLKKKPGATTKAPPASKPRPKVATAEQTAQAKEPTTKPEPQEQSTGQQFRYVYQVGSLKNPDMATAFVAKLNKAGLKTSIEQAQAAGAIWHRVLVHYTGTPESTEALKATLSTMGVVKPIMKSKLPL is encoded by the coding sequence ATGCCCCGCGAAGCCAAAAACAGGGAACGAAAAGAGCAGAAAGAACCCAAGCGGTTCAGCTTCAGCCTGTCCAGTGCAGGCATGGTCTCCCTGACCGTGGTCAGCGCGGCAGCCTTGGCTTGGGTCTTCATCCTTGGCGTTCTGGTCGGGCGCGGCTACAAGCCTGAACAAGCTGTTCCGCAACTGGCAGACATCATGCCTCGGGTTGAACAGCAAACTCAGGAACCCGAAGCCGTACTCAAGGCCGAAGAACTTGACTTCTTTGAAACCCTGAAGAAGAAGCCTGGCGCCACGACCAAAGCACCTCCGGCTTCCAAACCCAGGCCCAAGGTAGCTACTGCCGAGCAAACAGCTCAGGCCAAGGAACCAACAACCAAACCTGAGCCTCAAGAGCAATCCACGGGGCAGCAGTTCCGCTATGTCTATCAGGTGGGTTCACTCAAGAACCCGGACATGGCAACCGCCTTTGTCGCCAAGCTGAACAAGGCTGGTTTAAAAACAAGCATCGAGCAGGCACAGGCTGCAGGCGCGATCTGGCACCGGGTACTGGTTCATTACACCGGCACCCCGGAAAGCACAGAGGCCCTGAAAGCCACCCTGAGTACGATGGGCGTAGTAAAACCCATCATGAAGTCCAAGCTACCTCTATAG
- a CDS encoding 23S rRNA (pseudouridine(1915)-N(3))-methyltransferase RlmH: protein MRKISFIWIGKLKKGWWKEAAEHYIKRLTPHFPIKQTVLKDAPGHLPPEEKKLWEGKKILEKIGPGDFPVVMDEHGKTMTSPQLSKKLITWTEDPATSPCFIVGGAYGLSDAVLAACRFKLALSSMTFPHEMARVILLEQLYRAAAIAKGSPYHH, encoded by the coding sequence ATGCGAAAAATATCATTTATTTGGATAGGCAAGCTCAAGAAAGGCTGGTGGAAAGAGGCGGCGGAGCACTACATAAAACGGCTCACCCCCCACTTCCCCATCAAGCAGACTGTACTCAAGGATGCTCCCGGGCATTTGCCTCCCGAAGAAAAGAAACTGTGGGAAGGCAAAAAAATCCTGGAAAAGATCGGCCCCGGGGATTTTCCCGTTGTCATGGACGAACACGGCAAAACCATGACCTCACCACAGCTCTCGAAAAAGCTCATTACCTGGACCGAAGACCCGGCAACCTCGCCCTGCTTTATCGTAGGCGGGGCCTACGGCCTGTCCGATGCGGTCCTTGCCGCCTGCCGCTTCAAGCTCGCCCTGTCTTCCATGACCTTCCCCCACGAAATGGCCAGAGTGATTCTACTGGAGCAGCTGTACCGCGCTGCCGCCATCGCCAAAGGCAGTCCATACCACCATTAA
- a CDS encoding ACP S-malonyltransferase — MNAITPLTAVLFPGQGSQVKNMGRDLAEEDSDYMYWWTKAEAISQQPLREIYWGGDDQDMADTRALQPALTVTNLTLWMHAAKKIKADSFAGHSLGEYAALAAAKVLDVEKVLELVSLRGKLMAEAGAPDQGMTALLKLSQEDAEALVVTAREQSGAELIVANYNTPGQFVISGQKPALEAAAAIAKEKKGRAIPLPVSGAFHSPLIDEAAQELKVQLLKADWRTPEADVFFNATASTEGNPEIIKDIMCRQMVSPVRWIEINQTQYRGGSRTFIEIGPKGVLAKMLGQNLKGLDKDWTGTNLDTMAAIDEAE, encoded by the coding sequence ATGAATGCAATCACTCCGCTGACGGCGGTGCTGTTCCCAGGCCAGGGCTCCCAGGTCAAGAATATGGGCCGCGACCTTGCCGAGGAAGATTCCGACTACATGTACTGGTGGACCAAGGCCGAAGCCATCAGCCAGCAGCCACTGCGTGAAATTTACTGGGGCGGTGACGATCAGGATATGGCCGACACCCGGGCCTTGCAGCCCGCGCTGACCGTAACCAACCTGACCCTGTGGATGCATGCCGCCAAAAAAATCAAGGCCGACAGTTTCGCCGGACATAGCCTGGGTGAATATGCAGCCCTGGCCGCAGCCAAGGTACTGGATGTGGAAAAGGTTTTGGAGCTGGTCTCCCTGCGCGGCAAACTGATGGCCGAAGCCGGAGCACCGGATCAGGGCATGACCGCCCTGCTGAAGCTTTCTCAGGAGGACGCCGAGGCTCTGGTCGTGACCGCCCGTGAGCAATCCGGGGCCGAGCTGATCGTGGCCAACTACAATACGCCCGGCCAGTTCGTGATCAGTGGTCAGAAGCCTGCCTTGGAAGCTGCTGCCGCCATTGCCAAGGAGAAAAAGGGCCGGGCCATCCCCCTGCCCGTATCCGGCGCCTTCCACAGCCCGCTGATCGACGAAGCCGCACAAGAGTTGAAGGTCCAACTCTTGAAGGCTGACTGGCGCACCCCCGAGGCCGACGTGTTTTTCAACGCCACGGCAAGCACCGAGGGCAACCCAGAAATCATTAAGGACATCATGTGCCGCCAGATGGTCAGCCCGGTCCGCTGGATCGAAATCAACCAGACCCAGTATCGGGGCGGTAGCCGGACCTTCATCGAAATCGGCCCCAAGGGCGTCCTGGCCAAGATGCTCGGACAGAACCTGAAAGGGCTGGATAAGGACTGGACCGGGACCAACCTGGACACCATGGCTGCCATCGACGAAGCCGAATAG